aatccctaaactggatccgttcaaatttcttcttcatgaaactagttgcgaaatttttgtcctttctgaaacatggctttcttctcaatcaaacatctcattccacgattttaacattattcgTTTGGATCGCAatgattcttatggaggggtgcttttggggatcaataaacGCCACTCTttctatagaatccacctccctttgtcaggaggaattgaagctgttgcttgtcatacaactataagggGAAAGGACTTATGCATTGtgagtttgtactggcctcagagagttgcagtgaaTCAAAGTCACCTAGAGAACCTGTGCTCAGTACTTCCTGAGCctaggttgatcctgggtgactttaaTTCACATGGGACTGTCTGGGGGGagcaaattgacgatagtcgttctactcttatctatagtatttgtgacagtttcaatttaactatttagaacacgggtgataaaacacgggtacctaaacctccggctagacaaagtgcaattgacctctcactctgctcaaactcactatcattggattgccagtggaaggtaatccctgatcccaatggtagtgatcacttgcctatcaaaattacaatcaccgaTGGGGTGAACGCTGCAAATTCAACAAATACGGCATATGAcctcacaagacacatcgactggaaaaaattCTCGGACACTATTGTTTCATCCATACATTCTGTGGATGTGTTGGAGGAATATTCTTATCTTGTTCGCTTGATTTATGATAGTGCAGTTCAATCTCAAACGAAACCTATCCCAGATCCATCTGTTcgtcgaaggcctcctaatccatggtgggacagtcaATGTACCAAACTGTACGTGGATAAATCGAACGCTTTTAAAGCTTTTCGGAAACACGGAACCCTGGATAACTTCAACgcgtatttttctcttgagcagcaattcaaaaacctgatcaaggaaaaaaaacgtgcgcattggcgtaattttgtgggaggtttgtcgcgggaaacatccttaagcactttgtggaatgtggcacgGAGCATGCGtaatagggtgtcccaaaattgcataacttctgggaatcgaGGGGCTCGCCcttcaaatggtagattaggatgtgcagaacaaacttttgtatggggccgactaaaaaaaatcatctttagaggttccgcaaacgcgatctttaaaaaaagtccactttcaaaagatttgattttaaataaattctgggtccaaaaattttcataaaatttttatattttatatttttttaattttgtttgagttaaaaactacacgtaaaaaatacaaaatgaaccaaatttgtatcaaaatgaaaaactagcaagctattttcaagaaaaaaaaatttgtggtccaaaagttttgaattcaactgaccaaaatgtgtaccaagcgtagaatatttttgataccaatgccatcaaaagatgcggatttttgtgcacttaaactttgctgaacaaaacatgtggtttgtatcaacgtgtgaacagctatttacgatttaatgcttaacaaaaatcacaatttaggatattttttatttaatttatcaaatatgtcttaataaatacctactttaaaatcaaaatacttgcaaaaaaagactttgatggtttaaagaagtcatcagaaggccatatgccgaatttgagcagaatcggacaacaggaaggggttgcactgaatctcaagtgtgaaagggattctgagacatagcgttctaaagaagcataaaaaactggtttttcatcatacatttttgtctttaccaatcgattgcttgattatgtaagttttattaaaatttcaattaagactaacatttcacctgaagactgcaactcgattggacttaaaacaaaaaagttatggctgttcattgttcaaagattgtattttggttacaaattgtcctgtaaaacgcaatgagtaaaaagtactcattgtgtgttaaacgacaatttgccacaaaaatacaatcttggaacagccataacttttttgttttaagtccaatcgagttgcagtcttcaggtgaaatgttagtcttaattgaaattttaataaaacttacataatcaagcaatcgattggtaaagacaaaaatgtatgatgaaaaaccagttttttatgcttctttagaacactatgtctcagaatccctttcacacttgagattcagtgcaaccccttcctgttgtccgattctgctcaaattcggcatatggccttctgatgacttctttaaaccatcaaagtctttttttgcaagtattttgattttaaagtaggtatttattaagacatatttgataaattaaataaaaaatatcctaaattgtgatttttgttaagcattaaatcgtaaatagctgttcacacgttgatacaaaccacatgttttgttcagcaaagtttaagtgcacaaaaatccgcatcttttgatggcattggtatcaaaaaatattctacgcttggcacacattttggtcagttgaattcaaaacttttggaccacaaaatttttttttcttgaaaatagcttgctagttttacgttttgatacaaatttggttcattttgtattttttacgtgtagtttttaactcaaacaaaattaaaaaaatataaaatatatgaattttatgaaaatttttggacccagaatttatttaaaatcaaatcttttgaaagtggattttttttaaagatcgcgcttgcggaacctctaaacatgattttttttagtcggccccatacaaaagtttgttctgcacatcctaatctaccatttgaagggtgagcccccagattctcagaagttatgcaattttgggacaccctaatgcgtAATCGTTCAtccacgaacgaaagtgaagaacaatcgcataaatggatttttaaTTTCGCGCGGAAAATCTGTCCCgattccacacctgtgcaaaaaatcatccgaagtgTGCCCCCGAATAGATGCGATCTGGATTCCAGATTTTCGATGgtagaattctcacttgctcttcTTTCTTGTAACAATACATCTCCaggagttgataaaataaaattcaacttgttgaaaaaccttccagatgccgcaaaatttcgcttgttgaatttattcaatcaattcttggagcttaacattgttcccgaagattggagacaagtgaaagttatTGCCATCCAAAGCCTGGAAAACCCGCGTCTGATTTTAATTCGTACCGTccgatagcgatgttgtcttgcattcggaaatcgatggagaaaatgattttgttccgattggataaatgggtggaaacaaatggtatcctttcagatactcaatttgggtttcgaaggggcaaagggacaaacgattgtcttgctttgctgtcttcagagatacaaatggcgtacgcaaaacgtgagcaaatggcttcagtgtttctagacataaagggagcttttgatgtaGTCTCGAtcgaggttttgtcagacaagttgcacttcCGGGGTAtacctcctctattgaacaacatcttatacagcttgctttgtgagaaacatttgaactttgctcacggggATCTTGCTATTAGAAGGACCTCTTatatgggcctcccgcagggttcatgtttgagtcctctTTTGTATAACTTCTATGTAAGCGACATCGACAGTTGagtctctgaaggctgcactttaagacaacttgcagatgatggcgtagTATCCGTAACAGGTGATACTGAGTCACATCTGCAgaggcctttacaagatactttagacagattgtcttcctgggctttggggcttgggatcgaGTTTTCTCCatagaaaacggagatggttgttttcacTAAAAAACATAGACCAGCTCAGCCAAAGCTTCagctcctaggcagaacgatcattcaatcgaggtgttttaagtatcttggggtttggtttgattccaagtgcacctggagagcccaaattgagtatctgaaaggaaaatgccaacaaagaatcaattttctccgatcaatcactggcacctggtggggagcccacccAGAAGATCTTATAAAACTCTAtagaacaactattctctcagtcaTGGAGTACGGCAGTTTTTGTTTCCAATCTGCTGCCAAAACACACCTCATTAAACTTGAGCGTATTCAATATAGTTGCCTCCGAATAGCTCTAggttgtatgccctcaacgcacacCATGAGTCTCGAGGTTTTGGCAGGCGTACTTCCACTGAGAGATCGCTTTAGCTTACTAtctcttcggttcctcatcaggtgtgaggtcatgaactcattggtgatcgtaaattttgaaaggcttcttgagcaaaatcttcatactagatttatgtctatataccacgTCTTCATGTCCATGCAGGTAAATCCTTCTTCATACTTtccaactcgtgtttacatCCCAGATTACgacaattcttctgtccagtttgatttgtctatgcagcaggaaattcgtggaattccGGATTCGCATCATCCACtattgattccaagaatttttgatgctaaatatagacacgtcgatgctgacaaaatgtactttactgatggctccctgatagaggaatgttccGGGTTTGGTGtattcaatcaaatttcaagTGCCTCATTCAGTCTTGAATATCCATGTTCTGTGTATATTGCAGAATTAGCAGCTATATATTGGGCACTTGATAACATAGCAGCACGACCCGCTGGACACTATACCATTGTTACGGATAGTCTTAGCTCTGTTGAGGCTATTCGCTCGATAAGACCCGGAAAGTACTCGCCCTTCTTTCTTGAGAAGATTCAGGTAACGTTGAGTGCTTTATCTAGACGCTGCTTTaacatcacctttgtttgggtcccttCACATTGTTCGAttgtgggcaatgagaaggcagactcactTGCCAAAAGGGGAGCGGTTGAAGGCGACATTTATCAGCGTCAAATCGCCTTCAGCGAATTCTACTTTTTGGCCCGTAGAAACGCTctcgtcaactggcagcgcagatgggacgaggatgagcagggtcggtggctccactcgattatcccaaaggtaagcctcaaaccctggttcaatagattggacctgagtcgggattttattcgtatattttcccgtctcatgtccaatcattgttccttgaacgcggtactctatcgtataaatattgctggcagcaatttgtgtagttgcggccaaggttatcATGACattgagcatattgtttggtcgtgtgaggtccacctTGTCTCCAGAATGAATTTattagactcccttcgggcccgaggaaaacaacctaacgttccagtgagaaacgtgctagctgtgctagacttggactacatgttcgaaatttacctttttctaaaagctattgatctccgtctataattctctttattttcgtatttccctttctatcttcctttctTCTATAAAAAAGTGCTAGATTTATgtaatcaattgtaaaaaacaaaaacgagtgTGGCTCCTCAAAGCTTAaacgtatgagccgtttcaaataaactagttataaaaaaaaaaactgtcaccacaaaagggagtTACGTCATCGCGAATCGATCCATTGAGAAACTTTCGCACACTTTTCGACAAAGTTAACACACCTGGCCGAAGATATGTTACATTCTGGTTTGTGATAATATCTGAgagcaataaaaacaacagTATGAAAATATCAGACATTTTATTGCAAGGTCAACTTATATTATGTATAGAAAAATAGTATTTACACTGCTACGATTGATATCAATTTTCCTATTGCTATATCATAATTGCCAGAAACTCTGCCAACggcaaaatttataagactCGGTTCATTAGAACGTGTTTATTGCGAAGTAAGGGGTTTCACTTTTGCACTTGATGTAATTTCAGAATGTTGTTTTGCggaaaatattcaatcttttATACTTCTTCGTTCCACTTTACGTTTCCTTCCAGGGCCTCCAGCAAAGTTTGCCACCGCCATAGCCATTCTGTGTTTTGCTTCCTGGGCACCTATTAttggttattgaaaaaaaaagttagtacAACGATAAGCAGTGCTAGAAGCGAccatgaaacaaaaaaatacggGAAAATAGTTACATTCAAGTGAAATTAGGCCAAAATATGTGACCACAACTAATCGAGAATGTCATCACTAGAGTCTTGAAATATTTAACCTATAGataaaatgatcaatttaaaaacattttgatttataaatatttatgaactcctgccaaaaaaaatcaagtttgacACAGGCCAGGCATCAGACTGAGTCCATTTTGGGCCTGAGGTCTGAAtagtttcgttttggttcagcagaattatgaaaaacaaaaaaaaaacgaacacacacatataggatctcagtgaaacttcatgtttctttgaagagatctaaataatacttaagactaaagcgtacatctttaaaggatataatggctagcatcttactaatgctaacaccaccaacccacagaaatagtactatgtatgccgtgaccgagactcgatctcatgacctctggcttagaagacttgaacgctatcctttAGGCCATGGTCGGCGGCAAAGAAGAAaagttttaatgtttaaaattttgttctgaaaaacgaacatgatatttttttctactctGAAAGGCAATTAATCGATATTGTATCAATTTAGGAattctttcaataaaatttttctgatgaagaattttttgtcgaCCTTAGCTTCGTGTCATTCAGTTACAAGTTACAAGATAGTGAATGCATTTTAAGCCAAATCATTTTTTAGACCTCAGGGCTTAAGAAATTAATCATCCAACGAGCCCATATATGGTctcttttttatgtattttttttagcattattCAGTACTGTAAAGTATTTCAAACCTTTTTAGTGTACATTTGtacacacacaaaatttctgagcctccacttaacaaaaatagtcgATTACTTTCGATTAGCAATTGGACTCGTTTTACTAACACGATATATGTTAGGGCGTGAAACACCCTACAAACAATACCGCTGGGCTCACTGCTGGCAGCCTATCTGTCAGCCGATCGACGCGCCAACCAGCGGGTAgattacaacaacaacaaccaatcACTTTATGTTTTGTATTGTAAACGCATAGTCGCGACGTGATTTTACCTCGTCAATAAATCGTCTTTTTAATATGTAGTGTTAAGTAACTACGTGTTATTTATTACCTTGTATCCGTGCTACCCCAGTTTACAACAGTGGCGACGAGTCGGTCGTTTAATTTTCGCGAAATCCACCGAATTATCGCAAAATTAATTCCCCCACGCGGAAACGACAACGGTGTGAAATGGATTCGGAAGAACATAACCGTACTTCGGATCTAGCCGCTGGATCAAATGGGACCATCAACGGGCTCCCCAGTGGACAGCAGTTCCTCCCAGCTGGCATGGCAAGCTTTGTTCGCCCCACACAGTTCGGTCAGCAGCCACCGACGGGACTTTCTCAACAGTTCCCcgggcagcagcagcaacagtcgtATCAATCAACACACCACCTCTCATCATCAGACGCACTCCTTTCCCAGCTCCTCCAACAGCAGCAAGCATTTGCGACACAAATGCTAAATCAGCAGCAGGAGTTTATGCGACAGCAGCAGGAGATGTTCCTCCGTGCGATGTCATCGCTAAGCGTGCAGGTACCATCTAACCCTGAAGTGATTTTAGATTCACTTTCGCATCACATCAAGGAGTTCCGGTACGATCCGGAAAACAACATTACGTTTGCGGCTTGGTACGCGCGGTACAAAGACCTGTTTGAGCAAGACGCTTCCCGGCTCGACAGCGATGCAAAAGTCCGTTTGCTCCTCCGGAAGATGGGTTCCGCCGAACATGAACGGTATGTTAATTTCATCCTTCCGAAACTACCGAAAGAGTACCAATTTGACGAAACTGTTCGGAAATTGGGAATCCTGTTCGGTGCTGCTGAATCGCTCATTAGCAAGCGTTACCGGTGCCTACAAACAACAAAGAAGTCCACCGAAGATTACGTTTCGTTTTCATGCCGTGTAAACAAGAACGCGGTCGATTTTGAGCTGAGTAAATTGACGGAGGAGCAGTTCAAATGCTTATTATTTGTTTGCGGCTTGAAAGCGGAGTGTGATGCAGAGGTGCGTACTAGACTGTTGGCAAAAATCGAGGACCGGGACGACGTGACTCTGGAGCAGCTTTCCAAAGACTGCCAGCGGCTGATGTGTCTGAAGAGAGACACAGCTATGATCGAGGGAACATCCAGATCACTATCAGTGCAGTTCGTGAAGCGGAATCGGaaacaaatttccaaaagttctccgaaaaaagtgaacagtgaaaacaaaaacattccccCAACCCCTTGTTGGAAGCGCGGCGCAATGCACTACACTCGTGAGTGTCCATACTTGGACCACTTGTGTAGTGATTGTGGCAACAGCGGACACCGTGAAGGTTATTGTTTAACCGAAAACAAAAGTGGAAAGCCCtatcacaaaaacaaaaacagtactTTTCGGGCAAAATCTGTTCAAGTGAATACAGTGCAGCAAAAAAGGAGATTTGTGCAAGCTAGGCTGAACAGTGCAGAGGTGCAACTCCAGTTGGACACCGGATCCGATATCAGTGTTGTATCAAAGCGTGTGTGGGAGAAAATCGGGAAGCCTTTTACCACCTCTGCCCGAGAAAAAGCATTTACTGCTTCTGGTGCCCCTCTCCATCTGCTCTTCAAGTTTGACTGTGACGTCAACGTCAACGGTCAGCAGCGCCGTGGCACATTTTACGTGGTCGACCAATCCCTTAACGTGCTCGGTATCGATTTGGTCGACGCGTTTGGACTCTGGTCTGTGCCTTTCTCTTCGTTTTCGGCACCCAGCACTTCACCACAGCGCTTTTCCACCCACAATCGGACGATTTGTGGACCCTTGAACGAGCCATACGGAAAATTCGAGGAGGGAAGAAGCCTAGCTCTTATAAGCGAGGCCAAGTTCTCCAGGCCAATCAGAACTTCGTTGGACTAACCGCGCCCAATGGTTCAAGGCAATTCCACCAGCCGAACGCAACCGGGGCATCCAGCGCCAATACCCGGTGACTCAGCCAGTTCCAAAGCTTCCGTTGACCGTTTTGCTGCACGCTTggaactgataaaaaaatgtgCGCACTTCAGCCTGTTTCATCAGCGCATGTTACTTGAGACCCAAGTCTGTCTCCAGATTTCTCACCGATGTCACCGTTACTCTCCACGCCTCCTTCTCCCTCACCATCAAGCTCTGCTGACCCAGTGGAGTTCACGTCAACCAGCAAAAAGCTGTGCAGGTGCCTCGTCGTTCTTCGCGAACCAGAAGACCGACGATCCGGTTCAACCCGCACCGGCTGTATTAAGGGAGGAGATGTTAGGGCGTGAAACACCCTACAAACAATACCGCTGGGCTCACTGCTGGCAGCCTATCTGTCAGCCGATCGACGCGCCAACCAGCGGGTAgattacaacaacaacaaccaatcACTTTATGTTTTGTATTGTAAACGCATAGTCGCGACGTGATTTTACCTCGTCAATAAATCGTCTTTTTAATATGTAGTGTTAAGTAACTACGTGTTATTTATTACCTTGTATCCGTGCTACCCCAGTTTACAACAATATACAAATGtgaattttgcttgattttagtaaaaacttAGTTTGTTGGCtgccttctttttttttggcagcAGCCGTATTTGTCGccacaaataaaaaagttagtgCAGTTAGGAACTCGATGCCGGCGGTAACTTTGGTGATGAAGTGGACAACGAAATAGTGACCGAACGACACCGGAAGTATACAGGTAAGAATCAATCTGAAAGcagacagattttctggttgtaatgtattgaattttctgttttttttttcgaccaggTTGCTGCTGCCAGTCAAGGTATACATACATCATCAAAGCCAGCGAATGTACGAGGAGGTTTCCAAGTCCTGGCAAAAAGGAACCTCGGTGGTTCCTGTTGGCCGTATATGGAACCATCGGAAATTGGCAGTTAAAATTTACAGTGACAAATAGTGTTTTCAATGAtgttaaaattcagaaaaaataaaaatgatgaaaaattgatttgtgatgatgaaaaatgaaaaatttgtgtgTTCTATTTAAAATCTGATACCTTCCTTGTGTTTCcagagaaaaattataaattttgtaggttGAAATTTTGCTCGGTCTTTTTCGCCGGGTTTGCTagaatttcagtaaaaaattcCGGTGGCtaactttcaaatttctataaaataaaattctctgtagtttttcattccgccgaacatgccattaaaattataatcatacaatgAAAATAACGAGCctgtagtaaacaaagagacgataTGCCACGAttggaattatttattttctgtcagtgtcattccaatcgagcaaaactaAGCAGTTTTAAAGACAGCCCTTCAGCAGGGTTGCAGGCTCTCGAAAGGTATCAGATGGCGCCTCTTTGTCTCTTTAAACGAAACaaatcttacctgtcggcaacttatgggatacgaatccaaaagttttcttgccgataccaggAATTGAACCCACTACGCGTGGGTTACCAGACTAGCGCCAGCTTATCCGCTGGACCACACTAGCGCTccaacatttcaaacttttttaatgcgtcaaaaatacataccttaaaaagtatttaaaaattcttctttcTGTTACACTAttcatgattcatgattttttgcagattttttaggaaacgtttacatgagtaaatttggacttttaggtttgtatgggaaaattgaactttttgttctgaaatatcaacatcacttttatttcttctgtggaaccaagcctactaatagtttttgtgccaattaaaAATTCCTCTAAAGGAatttttccgttgaacaactttgttaacttttgaaaacactttgccacataagaaaaattaaatctcaACATAAAAACTCAAATACTGGAACACAAACGCCACAACACATACACAACACTCGTCATgatcagattaaaaaaataagttggaAAATGAAAGTGTAAACTGTGTGACAACTTTTAGATGCTAGTGaatataaatccaaaaattataagACAAAAAGGGTTTTCAACTGCAAAACTTTGTACACAGTTAGTTAACACACAACATTTATTCCAACAatacaaacatttatttgaaaaaatattgtaacagatATACAAGACAGTTTTATCTGATCAGCCGAATCAGTCCAAAACAGAAAGACGACATTTTTTCGGTAAGCAATTTTATAATTAGTGAAcacatttataaaaattgtgtttctgatgatgatcctataaagattgaaacgttggatcttaaataaatagtcgtcttTGCTAATTAAGTagactgaaagccgaaaaaAAATACCCCGAAATAAGAGATTCATATCGGAATaggataaacaaacaaaaatatttcaggtGGAAAAATGGCTGGCAAACATCGGACAGACATCGATAGTAATTATTTTTTGCTGATTTCTCCAAATCCATATGTTTAAGTGCATTCGTAGTGATTTTGGTTGCCTTCTTCCAGCTTTAGTAACCaaacaaatcattaaaaaaaatgtttgcagaGACGACAATACAATCTGCTTACCTGAATACCCTCGGGAAAGGCCAAAATCAACCGTCCTCTTCGAACTACAAATAGAAGAGTTGAATTACCGACCCTTCTATTAAGTTTAAGGGAaagaattatacaaaaatgCTAATAAAAACGGAagtaaaaactataaaatttacaatacgAAGTGAAACGAAATTATCTGAGAATAAATGGGTACCATATAAACTATGTATTCAGAAGGGtatgatattttaaaagaaaataaatacctacaccaaggtttttttacacgtttttttacgcggtttttttacacggttttcgggaattaacacggtttttttacgacGGATTTCGCGAactaacacggtttttgagagaaaatattccttttcaaaggaaaacacttaggaTCTTtctgaagttgggaaaatcttagcacTGAGACTAataacgtgatacatgagacctgagacctgggatctgagacctgagacttgagacatgagacatgagacatgagacttgagacattggacatgagacatgagacctgagacaagagacatgaaacattagaaattagacatgagacctgagacaagggatattagacttgagacctcagcatgagacatgagcttaactcggagcttaactaatttctcgcggtactaaccctagtagcttgtactagcgaagtcgcgacactatttttcgccacctacaagtcaaacgctttcactagaggggtcgtaTGTGGAAATCGGAGCAAAACTAAATTCTCACGGTACTagcactagtagcttgtactagcgaagtcgcgacactgtttttcgtcacctacaagtgaagctctttcacttgaccggtctaaagttgaaatcggagctaaactaatttctacagGTACTAAACTTGAACTAGCGAACTagtgacactatttttcgtcacctacaagtgaAACCCTTTCGCTAGAGTgctcgcaagttgaaatcggaactaaactaatttctcgtggtactaacactagtagtttgtactagcgagctcgcgacactattttttgtatttgtatttgtatttctatttgtatttgtattctGAAGTCTCATGTCCAAAGTCTAATCTTtaatggctcttgtctcatgcctcaggtctcatgtcttatgtctcatgtctcaggtctcaggtctcatatctcatgtctcatgcttcatggcttatgtctcatgtctcatgtctctggtctcaggtctcagg
The Uranotaenia lowii strain MFRU-FL unplaced genomic scaffold, ASM2978415v1 HiC_scaffold_577, whole genome shotgun sequence DNA segment above includes these coding regions:
- the LOC129760331 gene encoding uncharacterized protein K02A2.6-like — protein: MDSEEHNRTSDLAAGSNGTINGLPSGQQFLPAGMASFVRPTQFGQQPPTGLSQQFPGQQQQQSYQSTHHLSSSDALLSQLLQQQQAFATQMLNQQQEFMRQQQEMFLRAMSSLSVQVPSNPEVILDSLSHHIKEFRYDPENNITFAAWYARYKDLFEQDASRLDSDAKVRLLLRKMGSAEHERYVNFILPKLPKEYQFDETVRKLGILFGAAESLISKRYRCLQTTKKSTEDYVSFSCRVNKNAVDFELSKLTEEQFKCLLFVCGLKAECDAEVRTRLLAKIEDRDDVTLEQLSKDCQRLMCLKRDTAMIEGTSRSLSVQFVKRNRKQISKSSPKKVNSENKNIPPTPCWKRGAMHYTRECPYLDHLCSDCGNSGHREGYCLTENKSGKPYHKNKNSTFRAKSVQVNTVQQKRRFVQARLNSAEVQLQLDTGSDISVVSKRVWEKIGKPFTTSAREKAFTASGAPLHLLFKFDCDVNVNGQQRRGTFYVVDQSLNVLGIDLVDAFGLWSVPFSSFSAPSTSPQRFSTHNRTICGPLNEPYGKFEEGRSLALISEAKFSRPIRTSLD